One window from the genome of Lynx canadensis isolate LIC74 chromosome E3, mLynCan4.pri.v2, whole genome shotgun sequence encodes:
- the LOC115504471 gene encoding NADH dehydrogenase [ubiquinone] 1 beta subcomplex subunit 1-like: MNVIQIVCDHWVHTLVPVGFVLGCYLDKKNDEKLTAFQNKSVLLKRELRPSEEVTWK, encoded by the coding sequence ATGAACGTAATTCAGATTGTTTGTGACCACTGGGTACATACACTTGTACCCGTGGGATTTGTCCTTGGATGTTATCTAGACAAAAAGAATGATGAAAAACTAACTGCCTTCCAGAACAAGAGTGTGTTGCTTAAAAGGGAATTGAGACCCAGTGAAGAAGTCACCTGGAAATAA